One genomic window of Tachypleus tridentatus isolate NWPU-2018 chromosome 12, ASM421037v1, whole genome shotgun sequence includes the following:
- the LOC143235186 gene encoding uncharacterized protein LOC143235186, protein MRRSEVEVHFVRGHPVAIQKELKQKSKRKMKCLISLGLLLPVVAGVIGVAAWTVNAEVVMGRAREDPATSWLMQDSSGTIRMTDKPEKRLNQEYAVAPIITVTVTAKPVSPSPGKDDKEQYFVHFVIEDKNNTKPNSGELENYDGGQDEEDLIPINNDFDITSLISKIITASRNVSTGAPQYVVFAPSPTKDKLRAQTLSSQLETPWNVNEDNSFQDKAPFKPQKNDDLQMSSSNIRKGHVSHSTSRNQQQGFGPNRSGEQPFVPIVYSNSNSNHGQSSDFSIKQSSSSYSGSIAPYPPAPPVHAAPNYHPPAPAHHNSRSGYNHQQGFYLSSHPKQTYDGNTWVSRDDYRGYEGSSSYGRGYGGYVPSKGINIHLSGGGGHSPLGSLSSLLLPSLGKPKVNLNGRVVFGVVLDKGIGLGGGGKTGYGGYSG, encoded by the exons AAGTACATTTTGTACGTGGACATCCTGTAGCAATACAGAAGGAGTTGAAGCAGAAATCCAAAAGAAAAATGAAGTGTCTCATATCTCTGGGGCTACTACTACCTGTAGTGGCAGGAGTAATCG GCGTGGCAGCGTGGACTGTCAATGCGGAagtcgtgatgggcagagcaagAGAGGATCCAGCAACTAGCTGGTTAATGCAG GATAGCAGTGGGACAATCAGAATGACTGATAAACCTGAAAAACGTCTGAATCAAGAAtatgcagttgcacccatcatAACAGTTACGGTCACTGCCAAGCCTGTTAGTCCTTCTCCTGGAAAAGATGATAAAGAGCAGTACTTCGTCCATTTTGTTATTGAGGATAAAAACAATACTAAACCAAACTCAGGAGAGTTGGAGAATTACGATGGTGGCCAAGATGAAGAAGATCTCATTCCTATAAATAACGACTTTGATATAACTAGTTTAATCTCCAAAATAATAACTGCTTCGAGAAACGTTAGCACTGGTGCTCCACAGTACGTAGTATTTGCGCCTTCTCCCACCAAAGATAAATTAAGAGCCCAAACCCTGTCCTCTCAACTTGAAACCCCCTGGAATGTAAATGAAGACAACTCGTTTCAGGACAAGGCACCATTTAAACCACAGAAGAATGATGACCTGCAGATGTCGAGTTCTAATATTCGTAAAGGGCACGTATCTCATTCCACTTCCCGAAACCAACAGCAAGGTTTTGGTCCAAATAGATCCGGGGAACAGCCGTTTGTTCCAATAGTTTATTCTAACTCCAACAGTAACCATGGTCAAAGTAGCGACTTTAGCATCAAGCAAAGTAGCTCAAGCTACAGTGGGAGTATAGCTCCGTATCCTCCCGCACCCCCTGTTCACGCTGCTCCAAATTATCATCCACCTGCCCCAGCACATCATAATTCTAGGTCTGGATACAATCACCAACAGGGGTTTTACCTATCTTCTCACCCcaaacaaacatatgatggcaaTACATGGGTCAGCAGGGATGATTACAGAGGTTATGAAGGTAGTAGTAGTTATGGTAGAGGGTACGGTGGTTACGTTCCAAGCAAAGGAATCAATATCCACCTTAGTGGTGGGGGTGGCCATAGTCCACTGGGTTCTTTATCCAGTCTTTTGTTGCCAAGTCTGGGTAAGCCGAAAGTCAATTTAAATGGAAGAGTTGTTTTTGGTGTAGTTTTAGATAAGGGAATTGGGCTTGGTGGAGGAGGTAAAACGGGATACGGTGGTTATAGTGGTTAA